The Vanessa tameamea isolate UH-Manoa-2023 chromosome 8, ilVanTame1 primary haplotype, whole genome shotgun sequence DNA segment ataaatgtacactttattttatgcaatgctttgaataatttaataagttacaGATTAACAACTCAGATCAACTTCAaagatattgttaatttaatttatcttgtaaaaaAGACAAATTTTTAAGAATCACTAACtgcgaaaattttgttaaagaaaaactttgtataaatttatatttgaaacttgcgaatcattatatttttaacttcttaGCAAAGAGTCAAagtttttcatattttcatgACTAACTTtatgacttatatttttaaatgaagttcGGAGTAATTCGTTATAGCAATTAAAACAACTAAGTGAACAAAGTAAGCAGACTTTGAATTAAACTAATTCTATAAGTATTTACATCTTCTATTATATCGATATTTACCTCATTAGTAGCAACAGCAGACTTTTTCAGCAATTTTTGCCGTCTTCTATCACTCGACTTCATTTTCAATATAAGACACACACTCAAGATAGATAGCACTACACAaggtattaattttaagaaaacactATAAATCCAAAATATAGAGGTCAATAGATATTGATTATTCGTCATTGAAATCGCGTACGTCGGTTCACCAACTGCGGAAACATTCACAGTGTCCGTTTCATTTATTGTCACATTATCTCTGACAGTATTGTTATTCGGTAATTCCTGTATTTTCATTGCAAAGTAAATTGGAAGACACACGATTGGGCAAACGACATAAGCAACCGCAATCGCTATATTCGTATTTCTTTTGTTACAAAATGTCTTGTTTTTCTGGGGGAATTTAATAGCAACGAATCTCCAAACTGCTAATGTTATCGTAAGCCAGATAGAAATAGTGTGAAAAGTTTGACTAAATATAGAATGAAAGTATACGAAAACTGCCCATGCGTACGAATTTCGATTGAGTTCTTCTGCAATAGTCGTGTAGACATGAAGAGCTAGAGGTATATAATCTATCATGACCAGAAGATCTGCGACGGCGAGTGCGGTAAGGATGGAGTTAGTAGTCGAGGTCATTTCCTTGCGACTAAGTACAGCGATGTTGACAGAGTTGGCGACGGAGCCTAGTAGGCAGATAATAAGCGCTACATAGCCGTGCACTTTCACGTAGACTCGTTGGAAGTTTGGGCCACCGGGCACGCAGTATGCCACAATCGC contains these protein-coding regions:
- the LOC113400044 gene encoding G-protein coupled receptor dmsr-1-like; the encoded protein is MSGSEANGGDAIVAYCVPGGPNFQRVYVKVHGYVALIICLLGSVANSVNIAVLSRKEMTSTTNSILTALAVADLLVMIDYIPLALHVYTTIAEELNRNSYAWAVFVYFHSIFSQTFHTISIWLTITLAVWRFVAIKFPQKNKTFCNKRNTNIAIAVAYVVCPIVCLPIYFAMKIQELPNNNTVRDNVTINETDTVNVSAVGEPTYAISMTNNQYLLTSIFWIYSVFLKLIPCVVLSILSVCLILKMKSSDRRRQKLLKKSAVATNEGEKARLNEDGGKRGGRTDRTTRMLVALLGLFLATELPQALFGLLTAIAPHLFGICYYAFGEVMDLMALVGSAVNFVLYCSMSRQFRSTFTRLAGKLLPPLVHHDSERMTTTTTVKA